In Thunnus thynnus chromosome 13, fThuThy2.1, whole genome shotgun sequence, the following proteins share a genomic window:
- the wnt11 gene encoding protein Wnt-11, which produces MRSSSHVLPLGVLTALLLSQVCSGIKWLALSHMPASLHINQTQHCKLLPGLVSSQAQLCRTNMELMQTIIQAAREVKKTCQKSFSDMRWNCSSIDIPLDAPKYRPDLDRGTREAAFVYALSAATISHTIARACTSGDLRLCSCGPIPAEIPEPGYRWGGCADNLHYGLMMGSKFSDAPMKMKRSGSHANKLMHLHNSEVGRQVLKEAMVMKCKCHGVSGSCSIRTCWRGLQDLREIAMDLKTKYLSATKVVHRPMGTRKQLVPKDIDIRPVRDNELVYLQSSPDFCTKNEKQGSVGTQDRQCNKTSVGSDSCDLMCCGRGYNPYTEKLVERCHCKYHWCCYVTCKKCERIVERYVCK; this is translated from the exons ATGAGGAGCAGCTCTCATGTCCTGCCTCTTGGTGTGCtcactgctctgctgctgtctcAGGTCTGCTCTGGCATCAAATGGCT AGCGCTATCACACATGCCTGCATCTTTACACATCAACCAGACCCAACATTGTAAGCTGCTGCCCGGCCTGGTGTCCTCCCAAGCTCAGCTGTGCCGCACCAACATGGAGCTCATGCAAACCATTATCCAAGCTGCCCGTGAGGTCAAGAAAACATGTCAGAAGTCCTTTTCTGATATGCGTTGGAACTGCTCCTCCATAGACATCCCTCTTGATGCCCCGAAGTATCGGCCAGACCTCGACCGAG GAACAAGGGAGGCTGCGTTTGTCTACGCCCTCTCTGCAGCAACCATCAGCCACACCATAGCACGGGCGTGCACTTCTGGAGATTTGCGGCTGTGCTCGTGTGGTCCTATTCCTGCGGAGATCCCAGAGCCTGGCTACCGCTGGGGTGGCTGCGCTGACAACCTGCACTACGGTTTGATGATGGGATCCAAGTTCTCTGATGCTCCCATGAAGATGAAGCGCTCAGGCTCCCATGCCAACAAACTGATGCACCTACACAACAGTGAAGTTGGGAGACAA GTATTGAAAGAGGCGATGgtgatgaaatgtaaatgtcatgGTGTTTCCGGCTCCTGCTCTATAAGGACCTGCTGGAGAGGCCTGCAAGACCTGAGGGAGATCGCCATGGACCTGAAGACTAAATACCTGTCTGCCACCAAAGTGGTTCACCGGCCCATGGGGACACGCAAGCAGCTGGTGCCCAAAGACATTGACATCAGGCCAGTGAGGGATAACGAGCTGGTCTACCTGCAGAGCTCCCCGGACTTCTGCACCAAGAATGAAAAACAGGGCTCTGTGGGCACACAGGACAG GCAGTGCAACAAAACCTCCGTCGGCAGTGACAGTTGTGACCTGATGTGCTGTGGACGTGGCTACAACCCGTACACAGAGAAGCTGGTGGAGCGCTGCCATTGCAAATACCACTGGTGCTGCTACGTAACCTGCAAAAAGTGTGAGCGGATTGTGGAGAGATACGTCTGCAAATGA
- the si:dkey-250d21.1 gene encoding uncharacterized protein si:dkey-250d21.1: MTDCCAAANCDYRQGESDKTAPLFSFPLDQERCEQWLNNCHRQDLASEPPEELHRLYRLCAKHFEPSMISHQSASSCVLREDAVPTIFDFTTPVNNQSTYNRKRARDPSEEEPASVKKTKENTATPEVTEETREYSGENSVTPDQQNDKQTQEDVATSKAKETLKVYFKEILALTGFSINGANINTDEPIGGARGQQSLNRICVEKIDKKEILQFGEDLMREEIQNSLRLARFFSILLQDVTSIEGKDQIPVFIRSVTVAGFPQKHLVGFLPCDVDAENLFYMLLSELRNKWGLRMEHCRGLTYLVTGSMCQKMRDLTCRILQEFPQVVLSPSDPYAFNIWIIRCMPVPAIQNVADTVEEVASLLRRAPELCKRLEGKIQMTYGHMKGEVDRIKAALSVNWEYGTDAFQTMLDILEPFLNCINEMISKVDEDTAEQMAKLKPVLKNFNFIITLVVLKNTLCCVSILNSSLRGIISISSTLQYTISNALKLVSKYQQEIAIFHRKWFSDAVGRAKKLGVEVTKPEMDQGDTTEIPLEDFYRETLGRPILQYLVAEVKRVFSTEMVRILRWLSLVPSYMADHNFSIRRDKVADANLNNLARPDTFYEELGCWEVKWRHASKRRILPTTVFATLKIPDIGFYPNVQSLLRVLGTVPCVNAEADVYGQYHMVLERCHSYLRATPEEQRQCSMAYLYVNQDVHFNVEQMAESYAQKHPDILQLLQMDDDTKEKPPQVATHGNHAEKDTEEELQLINLEMDAERLVEMKCAETDREALKSALQAAVTAAYSSQNKQSEVSPNQDGEVEYVTKSEMKEVLTVCENAVREGILLEVGSSFFSIFIDRVVKFGEKDYLPLFLRFVDSFDVMRLELMGFLETDLDCDAMVQRLLEIVTVEWHLDLNNCRGQAYLGSGDVSYKLKAFACKVQEKYPLAISTHCSSYSFNTWWSKSIPVPAVKRALDTFEEVVMFFGSSDTLEKQLDHVIAFGLRESYEKVQELQGKFCSLWQEKHDSYEVFVQMLEPLVECLEKIKNNPQRWKAIVSERAGALLHKVMEFDFIIAMVVLKNASSFTRELSAGLQKDHFSAASQLCQISGIVATLNRVKTNMKVFHQNWFDEACAMAQSLRVQIEVPETSLPRDGMMKPVGFYKDGLSVPLVDNLINAVKDHFSEDHKEALNFLSLVPCSVTVSYMFESLKSKPPLYSSDLPDADNFFTELCCWRVTWKTKVASVTIPGSIFHTLRLPLMQYFGNINALLRIMSVLPSTALEDCGVVMRHKKFQDYLRNTNPKDRSPCLAMLEVGTDFRRDLDRMVTQCLKVTPQALEGICLDNESKSFIRNSDNNMEVDCVKEEDDEPKIQQSPDKNEDHDMKTADENGHTGDNRQSLARVFRLAALLGKKNSSFSDLSEEEQELFIQELSMCHWFRREGKCTPSISEAETVKLLIEGIRDVILKEIQESPFFSLITDKPVKIADKTHLPVFVRYVGESAPKVELMGFLPFDENGHVDTQARKLAKILTEEWGLPMSHCRGQAFMHLGSGYQSLKKMSLDFLKSYPLSVVTPSESCGLAHWLAGSVPCPSVAKMLDITEDLLLFFDESPCLEGQLAQAVDGLLNMPREALEEIPETCCSRWKKREDFFDILADTLEGILSCLDAVSSNATGAKSMHAQVLSTALRNMDFIVTLVILKNACAPLRNCSTVFRCGNPADILCEVEKIPSIIETLNKMLENVSTVHSSWFEQAFQLATKVAPEQVCFSEESNSYESPEIYYRENLSVPLLRSLIDEMKYSFSDSHLKALSVLSLLPSCNPQPILSESTDKPFSLYLTDLPEPEAAEQEINAWATVWREKYQDVAPPTSIAETLVHPESKSHPAVTLLLRLVAVLPSVSIECDLMKTTLNSMRDLLRNTVCKGNRTVHVMLLSHYATLQRLPEVIGKCIEVDPESSLSLSQVMDTLERLKLDCGSVEVKPVAPTESHVSGVAEKPVDGEVKSAEVILEAVQGLRTPVSFYETQLREEILKDLWDSQFFTVITEQAVEIDSVLYVPLCIRYLNKEDIQCEETLAFIPFSEDPVVLADAIETALSEKWGLNMEYCRGQALLSVGEIGAQMRAVSLVIAKKYPQAIRTVSSAWSLNVWLAKSSPAEEAADGAVLIGKILHWLTEDARRQNKLEDMIIHVFQHNEGKGNELRDKLIKNWEKSHDMHEVMVQILEAVSLCLNELKGEGSASDQQQALQFFSAIRNFEFILSTVVQKNVLSVTKKLSQSLQGKPLDMLLAVNNLPDLKASLSKLKSDIDTHHKAWFEEAVALASKLHVTMLHSVLLEPLSEFYKDSVSMKVVEHSIAEIDDLFTEKVMDTLRCLEIVPYAMSKVETSILSGLVFRLYKEDLPDQVSLHTEMKLWKEKWLDPLAGYLPTTVLDTLKTSQIRSYSNIETLLRLQVILPFSRRESNFRQGKRSLQEFIQQEKRSLTELHPL, from the exons ATGACTGACTGCTGCGCCGCAGCCAACTGTGATTATCGACAAGGGGAATCCGATAAGACTGCTCCACTTTTCAGCTTTCCTTTGGATCAGGAGCG cTGTGAACAATGGTTGAACAACTGTCATCGCCAAGATTTGGCATCAGAACCTCCTGAAGAGCTGCACAGGCTGTACAGACTTTGTGCGAAGCACTTCGAGCCCTCTATGATCTCTCATCAG agTGCCTCCAGTTGTGTCTTAAGGGAAGATGCTGTTCCAACAATCTTTGACTTTACAACGCCTGTGAATAATCAATCAACCTACAACAGGAAACGAGCTAGAGATCCT TCGGAAGAGGAACCTGCTtctgtgaagaaaacaaaag aaaacacagcaacaccAGAAGTGACTGAGGAGACAAGAGAATATTCTGGAGAGAACAGTGTAACGCCTGACCAGCAAAATGATAAACAAACTCAAGAGGATGTAGCCACCTCCAAAGCAAAAGAGACTCTTAAAGTCTATTTCAAGGAAATCCTGGCACTGACCGGATTTAGCATCAATGGTGCAAACATCAACACTGACGAGCCAATTGGAGGCGCAAGGGGTCAGCAGTCTCTCAATCGTATCTGTGTGGAGAAAATTGACAAGAAAGAAATCCTCCAGTTCGGTGAGGACCTCATGCGAGAGGAGATCCAAAACAGCCTCAGATTGGCACGATTCTTCTCCATTCTGCTTCAGGATGTGACAAGTATAGAGGGAAAGGATCAGATCCCAGTTTTCATCAGGTCAGTCACAGTAGCTGGGTTTCCACAGAAGCACCTCGTTGGGTTCCTACCATGCGATGTGGATGCAGAGAATCTGTTTTACATGCTTCTCTCAGAGTTACGAAATAAGTGGGGGCTGAGGATGGAGCACTGCAGAGGACTCACTTATCTGGTTACAGGCAGTATGTGTCAGAAAATGCGAGACCTTACCTGCAGGATTCTGCAGGAGTTTCCACAAGTGGTTTTATCACCAAGTGACCCATATGCATTTAACATATGGATTATTCGCTGCATGCCTGTGCCCGCCATTCAGAATGTTGCAGACACTGTAGAGGAGGTGGCTTCATTACTCAGGAGAGCACCAGAGCTTTGCAAGAGATTGGAAGGAAAGATCCAGATGACATACGGGCATATGAAAGGAGAAGTGGACAGGATCAAGGCAGCTCTCAGTGTGAATTGGGAATATGGCACCGATGCCTTCCAGACCATGCTGGATATTCTGGAGCCATTCCTGAACTGCATCAATGAGATGATTTCAAAGGTGGATGAAGATACTGCTGAACAGATGGCCAAGCTCAAGCCAGTTTTAAAGAACTTCAATTTCATCATCACACTTGTTGTTCTGAAGAACACCCTCTGTTGTGTGAGCATACTCAACTCAAGTCTCAGGGGAATAATTAGCATCAGCAGTACCTTGCAGTACACAATTTCCAATGCCTTAAAGCTGGTAAGCAAATATCAACAGGAGATTGCAATATTTCACAGGAAATGGTTCTCAGATGCAGTTGGTCGAGCAAAGAAGCTGGGAGTTGAGGTCACGAAACCAGAGATGGACCAAGGAGACACAACTGAAATCCCACTGGAGGACTTTTATAGAGAAACTCTGGGCCGGCCTATCTTGCAGTATCTTGTTGCAGAGGTGAAGCGAGTGTTCAGCACAGAGATGGTGAGGATTCTCAGATGGCTCTCATTAGTGCCATCTTACATGGCTGATCACAATTTCAGCATTCGCAGGGATAAGGTAGCAGACGCCAACTTGAACAACCTTGCAAGGCCAGACACATTCTACGAAGAGCTTGGTTGTTGGGAAGTGAAGTGGAGGCATGCAAGCAAGCGCAGAATCCTTCCGACCACAGTGTTTGCTACCCTGAAGATTCCAGATATTGGGTTTTACCCGAATGTGCAGAGCCTGCTGAGGGTCCTGGGCACTGTTCCATGTGTAAATGCAGAGGCAGATGTGTATGGCCAATACCATATGGTACTGGAGCGTTGCCACTCCTACCTGAGAGCCACACCAGAGGAACAAAGACAATGCAGCATGGCATATCTCTATGTCAACCAAGATGTGCACTTCAATGTTGAACAAATGGCGGAGTCATATGCCCAGAAGCATCCAGACATCCTGCAGTTGCTGCAAATG gaTGATGACACAAAAGAAAAGCCTCCCCAAG TGGCAACCCATGGAAACCATGCTGAAAAGGACACTGAAGAAGAATTACAGCTCATAAACCTAGAGATGGATGCTGAAAGGCTCGTGGAGATGAAGTGTGCAGAGACTGATAGGGAAGCTCTTAAATCTGCTTTGCAGGCTGCAGTGACAGCTGCATACAGCAGTCAAAACAAGCAGAGTGAAGTTTCTCCTAATCAGGATGGAGAGGTTGAGTATGTGACCAAGTCTGAAATGAAAGAAGTTCTAACTGTGTGCGAGAATGCCGTCAGGGAGGGAATCCTCCTGGAAGTGGGGAGTTCATTCTTTTCCATATTCATCGACCGTGTTGTGAAGTTTGGGGAGAAAGACTATCTTCCGCTTTTCCTTAGATTTGTGGACAGTTTTGATGTCATGCGCCTGGAGTTGATGGGATTCCTAGAGACAGATCTTGATTGCGATGCCATGGTACAGCGTCTCCTGGAAATAGTAACAGTCGAGTGGCATCTTGATTTGAATAACTGCAGAGGGCAAGCATACCTAGGCTCTGGTGATGTTTCCTACAAGCTGAAAGCTTTTGCTTGCAAAGTCCAAGAGAAGTATCCTCTTGCTATTAGCACACACTGCTCTTCCTACTCTTTCAACACATGGTGGTCAAAATCCATCCCAGTGCCTGCTGTTAAAAGAGCCCTGGATACATTTGAAGAAGTTGTGATGTTTTTTGGCAGCAGTGATACTCTAGAAAAACAGCTAGACCACGTAATAGCCTTTGGTCTTAGAGAGAGCTATGAAAAGGTCCAAGAGTTGCAAGGAAAGTTCTGTTCCCTTTGGCAAGAAAAGCATGATTCTTATGAGGTGTTTGTGCAGATGTTGGAGCCCTTGGTCGAGTGTCTagagaaaatcaaaaacaacCCACAGAGATGGAAAGCCATTGTGTCTGAACGAGCTGGGGCACTTCTCCACAAAGTAATGGAATTTGATTTCATCATTGCCATGGTGGTCTTGAAGAATGCTTCCTCCTTTACCAGAGAACTGAGTGCAGGTCTCCAGAAGGACCACTTCAGTGCTGCATCCCAACTTTGCCAAATCAGTGGTATTGTGGCCACTCTGAACCgagtaaaaacaaatatgaagGTGTTTCACCAGAACTGGTTTGACGAGGCCTGTGCGATGGCACAAAGTCTAAGAGTGCAGATTGAAGTACCTGAAACCTCTTTGCCAAGGGACGGCATGATGAAGCCAGTTGGCTTTTACAAAGATGGCTTAAGTGTGCCCCTGGTGGATAACCTTATCAATGCTGTGAAGGATCATTTTTCAGAAGATCACAAAGAAGCTCTCAACTTCCTTTCCCTGGTTCCATGCTCAGTTACAGTGAGTTACATGTTTGAGAGCTTGAAGTCAAAGCCTCCTCTCTACAGCAGTGATCTTCCGGATGCTGACAACTTCTTCACAGAGCTGTGCTGTTGGAGAGTAACATGGAAGACCAAAGTTGCCTCTGTGACCATCCCAGGTTCAATATTTCACACATTGCGTCTGCCTCTTATGCAGTACTTTGGGAACATCAATGCACTGCTGAGGATTATGTCTGTGCTGCCCAGCACAGCACTTGAAGACTGTGGTGTTGTAATGCGCCACAAGAAGTTCCAAGATTACCTGAGGAATACAAATCCCAAAGACCGGTCCCCATGCTTGGCTATGCTGGAGGTGGGCACAGACTTCCGCAGGGACCTGGACCGCATGGTGACCCAGTGTTTGAAGGTTACTCCACAAGCCTTGGAGGGTATCTGTCTG GACAATGAATCCAAAAGTTTCATCAGGAACTCTGACAACAATATGGAAG TGGATTGTGTcaaggaggaagatgatgagCCCAAAATTCAGCAATCTCCTGACAAGAATGAGGACCACGACATGAAAACAGCAGATGAGAATGGGCACACAGGAGATAATCGTCAAAGTTTGGCGAGGGTATTCAGACTGGCCGCACTGCTGGGGAAAAAGAATAGCAGTTTCTCTGACCTCTCAGAAGAGGAACAAGAGCTTTTCATCCAGGAGCTTAGCATGTGCCACTGGTTCAGAAGGGAGGGCAAATGCACACCATCAATCAGTGAGGCTGAAACGGTGAAACTACTCATAGAGGGAATCAGAGATGTCATACTCAAGGAAATACAGGAATCTCCATTCTTCTCACTTATTACAGACAAACCTGTCAAAATTGCTGATAAGACGCACCTACCTGTTTTTGTTAGGTACGTTGGAGAATCTGCACCAAAAGTCGAGCTCATGGGTTTCTTACCATTTGATGAAAACGGTCATGTTGATACACAAGCAAGAAAACTTGCAAAAATTCTCACTGAAGAATGGGGCTTACCAATGTCTCACTGTCGAGGACAAGCATTCATGCACTTGGGCTCAGGATACCAAAGCCTGAAGAAAATGTCTTTGGATTTCCTCAAGAGCTATCCGCTCTCTGTTGTGACACCAAGTGAGTCTTGTGGCCTTGCCCACTGGCTGGCAGGAAGCGTGCCTTGCCCCTCAGTAGCAAAAATGCTGGACATCACTGAAGACCTGCTGCTGTTCTTTGATGAATCTCCTTGTCTGGAGGGACAGTTGGCACAGGCTGTTGATGGGCTTTTGAATATGCCAAGAGAGGCCCTGGAGGAAATTCCAGAAACATGTTGTTCGAggtggaaaaagagagaggactTCTTTGACATACTTGCTGACACATTGGAGGGCATCCTCAGCTGCCTAGATGCTGTCAGTTCTAATGCTACAGGTGCCAAGTCAATGCATGCACAAGTTCTCTCTACCGCTCTGAGAAATATGGACTTCATTGTCACCCTTGTGATTTTGAAGAATGCTTGTGCTCCTCTTCGTAACTGTAGCACCGTCTTCCGTTGTGGAAACCCTGCTGATATTCTCTGTGAAGTGGAAAAAATCCCCTCAATCATAGAGACTCTTAAcaaaatgttggaaaatgtAAGCACTGTGCACTCCTCTTGGTTTGAGCAGGCATTCCAGTTAGCAACTAAGGTAGCTCCTGAGCAAGTGTGCTTCTCAGAGGAATCCAACAGCTATGAATCTCCAGAGATATATTACAGAGAAAACTTAAGCGTTCCTCTCCTCAGAAGTCTCATTGATGAAATGAAGTACAGCTTCTCAGACAGCCACTTAAAGGCCCTGTCAGTCCTGTCCTTGCTGCCCTCCTGCAATCCACAGCCCATTCTGTCAGAGTCCACAGATAAGCCATTCAGTCTCTACCTAACAGATCTTCCTGAACCTGaagcagcagagcaggaaatcaACGCCTGGGCCACCGTCTGGAGAGAGAAATACCAGGATGTTGCGCCTCCAACATCTATTGCTGAAACATTAGTCCATCCTGAGTCAAAGAGTCACCCAGCCGTTACCTTACTGCTTAGGCTAGTAGCTGTCCTGCCTAGTGTCAGTATTGAGTGTGACCTGATGAAGACCACTTTGAATTCCATGAGGGATCTATTAAGAAACACTGTGTGCAAAGGCAACAGAACCGTTCATGTGATGCTCCTCTCTCACTACGCCACACTGCAGAGACTGCCAGAAGTCATTGGGAAGTGTATAGAGGTTGATCCTGAAAGCAGTCTGTCTCTTTCACAG GTGATGGACACTTTAGAAAGACTAAAGTTGGACTGTG gaaGCGTTGAAGTAAAACCAGTGGCACCAACAGAATCGCATGTGTCCGGTGTAGCAGAGAAGCCCGTCGATGGAGAGGTGAAATCGGCTGAAGTGATACTGGAGGCTGTTCAAGGACTAAGAACACCCGTGTCTTTCTATGAGACACAACTACGTGAAGAAATTCTCAAGGACCTCTGGGACTCTCAGTTCTTCACAGTTATAACTGAGCAGGCTGTTGAAATTGACAGTGTGCTCTATGTCCCGTTGTGCATCAGGTACTTAAACAAAGAGGACATCCAGTGCGAGGAAACATTGGCTTTCATCCCCTTCAGTGAAGATCCAGTTGTCCTTGCAGATGCTATTGAGACTGCCCTGTCTGAGAAATGGGGGCTCAACATGGAGTACTGTAGAGGACAGGCCTTGCTGAGTGTTGGTGAAATTGGGGCTCAGATGAGGGCTGTAAGTTTAGTAATAGCTAAAAAGTACCCCCAAGCTATAAGAACTGTCAGCTCTGCCTGGTCCCTTAACGTATGGCTGGCTAAATCCTCTCCTGCAGAAGAAGCAGCTGACGGAGCAGTTCTGATAGGTAAAATACTACATTGGCTCACAGAGGATGCAAGACGCCAGAACAAACTGGAAGACATGATCATTCACGTTTTCCAGCACAATGAAGGAAAGGGCAACGAGCTGAGGGACAAACTCATCAAGAACTGGGAGAAGAGTCATGACATGCACGAGGTGATGGTGCAGATCTTAGAAGCAGTCTCGCTTTGCTTAAATGAGCTAAAAGGTGAGGGAAGCGCTTCAGACCAGCAGCAAGCATTGCAGTTCTTCAGTGCGATCAGAAACTTTGAGTTCATCCTATCAACAGTGGTGCAGAAGAACGTCTTGAGTGTCACCAAAAAGCTAAGTCAGTCTCTGCAGGGCAAACCCTTAGACATGTTACTTGCTGTGAATAATTTGCCAGATCTCAAAGCATCCCTCAGTAAACTGAAGAGTGATATTGACACACATCACAAGGCGTGGTTTGAGGAAGCTGTTGCGCTGGCTTCTAAACTTCACGTCACAATGTTGCATTCAGTGCTCCTGGAGCCATTGAGCGAGTTTTACAAAGATTCAGTAAGCATGAAGGTTGTAGAGCACTCAATAGCAGAAATTGATGACCTCTTCACAGAAAAGGTAATGGATACGTTGAGGTGTCTGGAGATTGTGCCTTACGCAATGTCCAAAGTAGAAACCAGCATTCTTAGTGGTCTTGTGTTTCGCCTGTACAAGGAGGACTTGCCAGATCAGGTCTCCCTTCACACTGAGATGAAGTTGTGGAAGGAGAAATGGTTGGATCCCCTGGCAGGCTATCTCCCAACTACTGTGCTTGATACCCTCAAGACGTCACAGATAAGAAGTTATAGTAATATTGAAACTCTCCTCAGACTCCAGGTCATCTTGCCATTTTCAAGGAGGGAGAGCAACTTCAGGCAGGGAAAAAGAAGCTTACAGGAGTTCATACAGCAGGAAAAGAGATCCCTCACTGAGCTACATCCTCTGTAA